GATCAAATCTCTACCGCCACGATAATTTTTGAATTACTTCAGCCACTTCCAAGTCAGATGATACTTGTGGAAGCTACCCTAATCAAGCAACTTTGCTATGCAAACAACAAACAgagaaaccaaaaataaaaaattaaattcaatGCAATCATGGAGGGTTTATCATTTCAAGCAGCAATTTGATTGATGAATACAAAGAAATGGCATGTAATCGATCTAAGCCTGCCAACAAATTTTTAGAAACAACTCAAAGAAATGTAtctatttattttttggtttaaTTCTTTTGAATGTTGTCGTTAAATTTTGTCTGCAATATACATCTTTTTCTATTATCTCTCTCCGTTCCTTTTTCTCTTGAACTAATTCGCGCATCGCGCGAGTACATATACTAGTACACATAGAAGGGACAAGAATAGAAagttttattttcttgtttctCATCTGATGTTATGCACCCGTATTAAAACTCGATTAAATTTGAATTTGTACCGAAAAATTTCACATTGGAAGGTAAATGGTTCCGTTACAAAAGCGCTTTTATATCCAGGGCTCGAACCCAGGGGTAGATTTAGATTCACCTGAATCCcgttcgccgaaaaattacattgtatataaggtaaaatctattttttatctttatatattatgttttgaattccCTTGATCATAACCTAAAAGCATAGCTTAGTGGTCAAGGgaattcaaaatatttatgaGGTTATTGGTTCATTTCCTACTAGCTACAATCTCTtctgattttttaattttttctttttttgaatccCCTTAATAGAAATTTTGCATGTGCCACTACTCGAACCCGAAATTTCTgcttaaaaataaagaaatacacaTTCCACCACAACCCGGATTGATAAAAAGAACAAAATAGTCATGAATAAGTAAAACCTTAAAAATTGGACAAGggggaaaaagacaaaaaattaaATAGTACTCCCTTCAGTCCGTTTTGTATGTCGGTGTAGGGAGAAAAAGGTCTCAAATATTTGttactttttaaaattataaagatatttcttttttatattttactcTTACTTTCAAGAAAGCGTATAGTTATTAAGTAGTCTTCTAAGAAAGATAAGTGTAATTAGTTAAACACTCCttatgaaattcaaaaatagccagatttacaagtagttattcaaaaatagtcacagtttcaaaagtaatcgaaatttagccatttttcatgtaaagataaatctgaacaaaaacactaTTTAAAATgcggaaaaatactccagtatattatactggaattccagatAATATATTGAAGTtcataatataccggtccagtataatatactagagattggttCAGTATACCAGTCCAGTGCTCCAATCtcaagtatattatgctggaacttttcgcgtattggagttccagcacaatatgctggaagttcatacacatgtgcaccggtctccagtatattatgctgaaacttttcgtgtcgcagcaaaatagtgactatttttcaatgactttgcaaacactggctatttttgaatgaccaatctgaaaactggctagcccgtgctatttttacatacTTGATgcttttttaattgtgtgtcaacTTTAGACGAGGGATAAAAAGATATGAATGatgcaagaattatatttattataaagAGTATTATTTTTGTGCAAGATATAACCTAAAAATGAGTTTTGTTTATTGTTTGAAATAATAGTTTAATACATGAGGGTTATAATGATCATTTCAGTACTTTAATCCATGTATTACTTAAAATGATAATCAGACAATGTACAAACAATCCTAAATTtatgcaattataaaaaaagaTAAACAAACATTGCACAAACTAATCATGCCTTGTACATGAAACCAAATCAGCCAAAGGCTGTCGCATTTCGTTTCACCGGTTTTTTctcctaaattttattttcaaccTCCAAAAAAATCTCTCCTAAATATTTTATGAaatggaaaaaataaagaaaataaaaaggctaTTTTATTTTGCCCAATAAAGATGAGAGATTACAACGACTTTGACAGGCCCCTTCCTCCAACCGCCCGCGCACCCCGACTCCCGCGAGAAAAATAAcgctctccctctctctctctctctctcacacaaaaGCCATTACTGAGTGAGAGAGAATAGTGTGCGCGCGCGTGACAATAAAAACCACTAAAAACCcctcttttctctctctaaaacccCCACTCGAACTCGATCAAAACCATTCCCACGAGGCACACAACAAACACTCTCTTCTTTCTCACTCACTCGTGTTCATAGATTACATATACGTATAGCCAGCCGTACATAGATTATAAACATATACGAAATATTTGTATAGTTATTtgtatttataaattaatttaaagggCAATGGAGAGGTACAGTGGGACCCAGGCAATGGAGGGTGCTCCGGTGTCGGAATGGACTTCTCCCGGCGGCGATACTGGGCTCGAAGGCGAGTATACTCTTACCTGCATTTCAATTTCGGACCAATTAGTATCAGTTCGTATAATGTGGACTGTATTTGTGTCatatattatttatgggtaaTGCAGAGGCTATGTGGCAGTTGTCGGTGGGAAGTGGCCCAGAATCGTACCCTGAACGGCCCAACGAGGCcgattgtatttattatttgagGACGGGTTTCTGTGGCTATGGCTCTCGCTGTCGGTTCAATCATCCTCCCGATCGTAATTTGGTATTTTCTCTTCTTTACTTCCAATTAATTAGGGTTTATTTCTAGGTGTTTATGCTTTATGTACCTGATCAACTTGATTTATTTTCTCACTGTCCAATTCAGCTTGATCTTCTTAATATATCAGGTTTTTAAAATCTTCATTAGTGATGTCTATTATATATCCTTGAAAGTTATATCTGAAAGATCTTTCCTTTTTTGTACATTTTGTACTTTTGATCTTTAGTTTAGTCAGCAGAAAATATTCCAAATTTCATGTATGTAAGTTAATGACAGGTTATGGGAGCTGCGAGAGCtatcggaggaggaggaggagaaggagaatACCCCGAAAGAGTGGGTCAACCTGTTTGCCAGGTAGTTTCCTTAAATGTGATGCATCAGTTTCGGAATTTGGTGTTCATTTAATGATCAAATTCGAGAGTGAATATATGTTTTCTGGATTTGACTCTCTTAGTGCAATAACTTGGTTTACTTTTTGTTGATCCTGTACTATTTGGACTCCTGTTTTTTTAACCAAGATTTATGCTTTTACTTCTTATTGGATCTTTATTATGCTGAATGGTAGCTTATGTTGTCCTAGCATCTAGTAACTTGTCCTATTTGTGCTCCCAGTTCGTTAACCAAGATTTGTGCTTTTCCTACTTATTGGATCTCTAGTAGGTCTAATAGGCAGCTTATGTTGTCCTAGCATCTAGTAACTTATCcacagaaaaaaaaaagttgtccTACCATCTACTATGCTATTTAGATGTTGATCATGCTGATAAGTGCTTATGTTCTTGTTGCTTTTGGTCTTTGGAAATATACTGTTGAATTGGGATACTGATAACTATTTTAGTTTGAATAACCAGATTTAGTTTCTACTTTCTACCATTGGGTGCTAGTTTCGAGCTTCTGTTGGAGGAAATGCTTCAGAGACTTTCTATCTCACCATGATTCATCTGTTCACTTGGCTGTTTAGAATGTTATCTGTTGGAAAAATTTTGTTGTTGTACTTTTAGGATTAAATAAtcaaaggaaaaaatgaaaatggttTTGTCTGCTACAATATTCCCTCACTTATCTTCGTATTATTTGATCCATCAAGTGTACCTATTCTATTCCAAACTATGACTCACATTAAAAGGTTGTTTAAAATTTTGATCTGCTGCTAATTCACCTAAGTGATTGTTGAATATGGAAACTGTCGGTCAGCAAAGCTAGATAGTTTTTTGTCCTTTTTTGGAAACTTTTCAAAACCTTTGTATATAAGACTTTTACTGTTCACTGTTATAATGCTAGTTTTTGCTGATTATGATTTACAGTACTATATGAGGACGGGGATGTGTAAATTTGGTGCTTCCTGCAAATATCACCATCCAAGACAGGGAGGTGGATCTCCAGCCCTGATGACACATAACATTTATGGATACCCACTGCGACCGGTCTGCCTTCTTTTCATGTTCATTTCGTTCCTTTTGTTTCCTTGTTTTGTTATCTTCCGTTCCTTTATGTTTACGTTCTTTTTCCTTGTCTcctttgaaaagtttgaccattGACGTATCTTTCTGATTTGGCTCTTTGAGTTCCTGGCACAGGGTGAAAAGGAATGTTTGTTCTATATGAAAACAGGGCAGTGTAAATTTGGCATCACCTGTAAATTTCACCATCCACAGCCAGCTGGTGTGCAAGTGCCAGCATCAGCAGCTAGACCTGGAGCTTTTCCTTTGCCAGCGGCTGTTCCCCCACCAGCCACTTATCCAACAGTGCAATCTCCTTCTGTTCAATCAGCTCAACAATATGGAGTGATTGCTGGCAACTGGCCGGTTGTGAGGCCTACTCTGCTTCCAGGTTCCTATCTTCCTGGCACATACGGCCCTATGCTTTTCCCCCCTGGGATGGTTCCTGTGCCAGGTTGGACTCCTTATCCGGTAGGTATATTATGAGTGTTTTTTGCAGCTGCTGATGTAGACCTTTCCTGAAAGGCACTGTTTATTTCCTGAGTATTAAATTATATGGTGCAGGCATCTGCTAGTCAATTGCCCTCCCTAACTACTCAGCCTGCTGCTGGAGCAGGTCCAGTTTATGGGCTTACGCAACTCTCTGCATCAGCACCTTCCTACATGGGACCGCACACGTCTCTTACTGCTTCTATAGGTCCTTCAGGCAGCATCCAGAAGGAACATGCGTTCCCAGAAAGGCCTGGGCAACCTGAATGTCAGTATTACATGAAGTATGGGGATTGCAAATTTGGATCTTCATGTAGATACCATCATCCACCTGAGTGGAGTGGACCAAAATCAGGTTTTATCCTTAGTGCGATGGGTCTTCCTCTTCGTCCTGTAAGCAACTTGGCTTTCAATCTTTAGATTGAGATTCTTCTTTGCACGTTTATGTTTCATTCTTTTGGTCTTGCTTGCAAGTTAATTAGATTATAACAGGTCATCAACCAACATTTCCTCAGCCTTTCTAAGTGCAAATTTTCAATTTCATGTTCTATCGGAAAAAATATTGACAATGAGATGATAGCAAGAGTGCTCTGTCGATCTCTCCTAGCATTTTTATTGGTGTTATGTTTAACACTTTTCTTGATTCATGTTTCCTGAGTAATGCTGATGTTCCAATAAGCACCTGTTTCATTTGAATTTTTTAAACTAGTGTtgtgtccccccccccccccagagaAAACAAACCTAGACTAATGGTAATACTAAATTTTTAGAGAAGCTAAATCTATTCGAGATTTGGCTATTGTACATGATGTAGATACAATTTTTGATACATAAGGGTTCTGCATAATCTGTAATTACACCTTGTCGCACTGGCTTAGTGTAAGTACTTATAAACTTTGTGAGTACTTGGTAAAAAGAATCTATTCGAGAAGCTATGAAACAACAGCAAAAACAGCTATGCCTCAATTGCAAGCTAGTTAGGCAACTATGTGAATCCTCACCATTCATTTTGGTTCTGTTGGACCATTTCATTCCAATATTTAATAATTTAGGGTTATGTTACACTAAGTAAAAAGACTTCCAGCAAATATTGGACCTAACATAAGCATACCAAACATCTTAAGCATTAATTCCAACAGGTTGCTATTGCCTGTATTGATCATCTGCTCTCATTGTATTCTATTTTTTTGCGAAGTATGGATTCGAGAGATTACAGGTCTTTTGAGACAATTTCTCCCTTGAGATCTTAGGTCTAGCTGGTTCGTTACACTTTCAATCATCATGGCTTCACTCTAGAGGTGGGTACATTTGTAGGTCTACATAGGACTTAACCAGATaatctctttctttcattttatccCCTATGTGTGTTGCTTGCACCT
Above is a window of Nicotiana tabacum cultivar K326 chromosome 8, ASM71507v2, whole genome shotgun sequence DNA encoding:
- the LOC107792817 gene encoding zinc finger CCCH domain-containing protein 58 isoform X1, whose product is MERYSGTQAMEGAPVSEWTSPGGDTGLEEAMWQLSVGSGPESYPERPNEADCIYYLRTGFCGYGSRCRFNHPPDRNLVMGAARAIGGGGGEGEYPERVGQPVCQYYMRTGMCKFGASCKYHHPRQGGGSPALMTHNIYGYPLRPFLAQGEKECLFYMKTGQCKFGITCKFHHPQPAGVQVPASAARPGAFPLPAAVPPPATYPTVQSPSVQSAQQYGVIAGNWPVVRPTLLPGSYLPGTYGPMLFPPGMVPVPGWTPYPASASQLPSLTTQPAAGAGPVYGLTQLSASAPSYMGPHTSLTASIGPSGSIQKEHAFPERPGQPECQYYMKYGDCKFGSSCRYHHPPEWSGPKSGFILSAMGLPLRPGAPICSHYSQNGVCKFGPSCKFDHPMGISYSPSASSLVDMPVAPYPVGSSVGTLAPSSSSSDLKPELVSGSTKDAFSTQTSSMSTSSGSVGSMFSKGGPVSHSGAQQSIQSSTSSSGSSSTGCDGEAQTSS
- the LOC107792817 gene encoding zinc finger CCCH domain-containing protein 32 isoform X2, producing the protein MERYSGTQAMEGAPVSEWTSPGGDTGLEEAMWQLSVGSGPESYPERPNEADCIYYLRTGFCGYGSRCRFNHPPDRNLVMGAARAIGGGGGEGEYPERVGQPVCQYYMRTGMCKFGASCKYHHPRQGGGSPALMTHNIYGYPLRPGEKECLFYMKTGQCKFGITCKFHHPQPAGVQVPASAARPGAFPLPAAVPPPATYPTVQSPSVQSAQQYGVIAGNWPVVRPTLLPGSYLPGTYGPMLFPPGMVPVPGWTPYPASASQLPSLTTQPAAGAGPVYGLTQLSASAPSYMGPHTSLTASIGPSGSIQKEHAFPERPGQPECQYYMKYGDCKFGSSCRYHHPPEWSGPKSGFILSAMGLPLRPGAPICSHYSQNGVCKFGPSCKFDHPMGISYSPSASSLVDMPVAPYPVGSSVGTLAPSSSSSDLKPELVSGSTKDAFSTQTSSMSTSSGSVGSMFSKGGPVSHSGAQQSIQSSTSSSGSSSTGCDGEAQTSS